A region from the Sphingomonas flavescens genome encodes:
- a CDS encoding helix-turn-helix domain-containing protein → MPGDTLTAGIDSFRQAALACPLPAAVELIGEKWAFLILRGALNGLRHFEEFQAGLGIARNILSDRLGKLVAGGILDREADPNDGRRVIYTLSAKGEDLLPVVLALRQWGEKWGYGTMDLALADQRDRKPVRRICVLSHDGRELSLSDLTWIERKGDAHLRTAAE, encoded by the coding sequence ATGCCGGGTGACACACTGACGGCGGGTATCGATTCATTTCGGCAGGCCGCGCTTGCCTGTCCGCTCCCGGCAGCGGTCGAGCTGATCGGTGAAAAATGGGCGTTCCTGATCCTTCGCGGCGCGCTCAACGGGCTAAGGCATTTCGAAGAGTTTCAGGCCGGGCTCGGCATTGCCCGCAATATTCTATCCGACCGGCTCGGCAAGCTCGTCGCGGGCGGCATTCTCGACCGCGAGGCCGATCCCAATGACGGGCGGCGGGTAATCTATACCCTTTCGGCCAAGGGCGAGGACCTGCTGCCAGTAGTGCTCGCGCTGCGGCAATGGGGAGAGAAGTGGGGCTATGGGACGATGGATTTGGCGCTGGCCGACCAACGCGATCGCAAGCCCGTCCGCCGTATCTGCGTGCTGTCGCATGACGGCCGCGAATTAAGCCTCAGCGACCTGACGTGGATCGAGCGCAAGGGCGATGCACATCTCCGCACGGCGGCGGAGTGA